The genomic segment TGCCCGTCTACAGTCAGCACCGACATGGAAACGATATCTTTGTCCCCTTTCATGAGATGCAATTCAAGCTTGATTTGCTTGTCCCCATGCCCGGCGACAGCCAGCTTCCCGCCCGAGCAGCTCATTACCTGCCCACCGACCTGGGCGATAGCACCATCAATAGAACATACATCGCCAGGCTTGCTCTCTGCGTTGACTGAAGCGGCCAGAGCGGCGACAAGCACACAAAAAATCGATTTCTTCAGCATCACATTTCCTTGAATTAAAGGCTGGTTAATCGGTGGAATACTGCACTAATGTTTGATATTATAATCATTATATCAAACTTAACAATAGAAAAATGACAACCAAGAACCGCACAAAAACCACCCGGCTTGTCTCCAGCCTAAAAAAACGTCTGGAAGGGCTATACCCCCACATCTTTGCCACCAGGAACCCTCGGGACGTCCGCCCACTGGCCATCAACATCCACGACCAACTAATTCATGAGCTAGGGCTTTTGACCGGCAGGCAGAGGTATGCTCTTAGAATCGTGCTTAATGACTATTGCAACACGCTTGCCTATCAATGGGCGCTGGCCAAAGGCCGCCATCGCATTGACACCAATGGCCAGCCGGTAGCACCAGTCGAGCCACACATCAAAAAACAAGCATTTGCCGCAATTCAGAAATCCATCAAGGGCCAACCCAAGGTAGCATAGGGCGACCATCAAACGAGCAGAGTCATGGAATCTGGCTACAACCGCTCAGACAGCGGCATCCAAAATATTGCAGCCTCGTCAGACATCGAGGCTGTATCTGCATGGCTAAATGAGTTCTGCGACTCTCCACGTACCCTCAGAGCCTATCAAAAGGAAACGGATAGACTTCTTATGTGGGCAAAGCAAATTTGCCGAAGCCCACTATCTGGCTTAACCCGAGAAGACTTCCAATCTTATGAGACATTTCTCGCCACCCCACTACCCTCCTGGTGCGGGCCGGCCAGGCCTAGAAATCACCCGGAATGGAAGCCATTTGTAAAAGGGCTGTCAGCGCCATCCATACGGCACTCACTCCTCATACTTGGCAGCATGATGAATTGGCTCGTTCAAGCTGGATATCTCGCTACCAACCCACTGGCCCTTGAACGTCGCCGCAATAGAAAAGGAAAACGTCGCCCGATCGACCGCTACCTGGATC from the Vogesella sp. XCS3 genome contains:
- a CDS encoding ProQ/FINO family protein produces the protein MTTKNRTKTTRLVSSLKKRLEGLYPHIFATRNPRDVRPLAINIHDQLIHELGLLTGRQRYALRIVLNDYCNTLAYQWALAKGRHRIDTNGQPVAPVEPHIKKQAFAAIQKSIKGQPKVA